A region of Zea mays cultivar B73 unplaced genomic scaffold, Zm-B73-REFERENCE-NAM-5.0 scaffold_311, whole genome shotgun sequence DNA encodes the following proteins:
- the LOC118474713 gene encoding ATP synthase subunit beta, chloroplastic, giving the protein MRTNPTTSRPGISTIEEKSVGRIDQIIGPVLDITFPPGKLPYIYNALIVKSRDTADKQINVTCEVQQLLGNNRVRAVAMSATEGLMRGMEVIDTGTPLSVPVGGATLGRIFNVLGEPIDNLGPVDTSATFPIHRSAPAFIELDTKLSIFETGIKVVDLLAPYRRGGKIGLFGGAGVGKTVLIMELINNIAKAHGGVSVFGGVGERTREGNDLYMEMKESGVINEKNIEESKVALVYGQMNEPPGARMRVGLTALTMAEYFRDVNKQDVLLFIDNIFRFVQAGSEVSALLGRMPSAVGYQPTLSTEMGSLQERITSTKKGSITSIQAVYVPADDLTDPAPATTFAHLDATTVLSRGLASKGIYPAVDPLDSTSTMLQPRIVGNEHYETAQRVKETLQRYKELQDIIAILGLDELSEEDRLTVARARKIERFLSQPFFVAEVFTGSPGKYVGLAETIRGFQLILSGELDGLPEQAFYLVGNIDEASTKAINLEEESKLKK; this is encoded by the coding sequence ATGAGAACCAATCCTACTACTTCGCGTCCCGGGATTTCCACAATTGAAGAAAAAAGCGTAGGGCGTATTGATCAAATTATTGGACCCGTGCTGGATATCACTTTTCCCCCGGGCAAGTTGCCTTATATTTATAATGCTTTGATAGTCAAGAGTCGAGACACTGCCGATAAGCAAATTAATGTGACTTGTGAGGTACAACAATTATTAGGAAATAATCGAGTTAGAGCTGTGGCTATGAGTGCTACAGAGGGGTTGATGAGAGGAATGGAAGTGATTGACACGGGAACTCCTCTCAGTGTTCCAGTCGGTGGAGCTACTCTCGGACGAATTTTTAACGTTCTTGGGGAGCCTATTGACAATTTGGGTCCTGTGGATACTAGTGCAACATTTCCTATTCATAGATCTGCGCCTGCCTTTATCGAGTTAGATACGAAATTATCTATCTTTGAAACAGGTATTAAGGTGGTCGATCTTTTAGCTCCCTATCGACGTGGAGGAAAAATCGGACTGTTTGGGGGGGCAGGAGTAGGTAAAACAGTACTCATCATGGAATTAATCAATAACATTGCTAAAGCTCATGGAGGCGTATCCGTATTTGGCGGAGTAGGGGAACGGACTCGTGAAGGAAATGATCTTTATATGGAAATGAAGGAATCCGGAGTAATTAATGAAAAAAATATTGAGGAATCAAAGGTAGCTCTAGTCTATGGCCAAATGAATGAACCGCCGGGAGCTCGTATGAGAGTTGGTTTAACTGCCCTAACTATGGCAGAATATTTCCGAGATGTTAATAAGCAAGACGTGCTTTTATTCATCGATAATATCTTTCGTTTTGTTCAAGCAGGATCGGAAGTATCCGCCTTATTAGGCAGAATGCCCTCCGCAGTGGGTTATCAACCTACCCTTAGTACAGAAATGGGTTCTTTGCAAGAAAGAATTACTTCTACCAAAAAGGGATCTATAACTTCGATCCAAGCAGTTTATgtacctgcagacgatttgaccgacCCTGCTCCTGCCACAACATTTGCACATTTGGACGCTACTACCGTACTTTCCAGAGGATTAGCTTCCAAGGGTATTTATCCCGCAGTGGATCCTTTAGATTCAACCTCAACTATGTTACAGCCTCGGATTGTTGGCAACGAACATTATGAAACTGCGCAAAGAGTTAAGGAAACTTTACAACGTTACAAAGAACTTCAGGACATTATCGCAATTCTTGGATTGGATGAATTATCGGAGGAGGATCGTTTAACTGTAGCAAGAGCACGAAAAATCGAGCGGTTCTTATCACAACCGTTCTTTGTGGCAGAAGTTTTTACCGGTTCTCCAGGAAAGTATGTTGGTCTTGCAGAAACAATTAGGGGATTTCAACTAATCCTTTCCGGAGAATTAGACGGCCTACCCGAACAGGCTTTTTATTTAGTGGGGAACATCGATGAAGCTAGCACGAAAGCTATAAACTTAGAAGAGGAGAGCAAATTGAAGAAATGA
- the LOC118474714 gene encoding ribulose bisphosphate carboxylase large chain, whose protein sequence is MSCREGLMSPQTETKASVGFKAGVKDYKLTYYTPEYETKDTDILAAFRVTPQLGVPPEEAGAAVAAESSTGTWTTVWTDGLTSLDRYKGRCYHIEPVPGDPDQYICYVAYPLDLFEEGSVTNMFTSIVGNVFGFKALRALRLEDLRIPPAYSKTFQGPPHGIQVERDKLNKYGRPLLGCTIKPKLGLSAKNYGRACYECLRGGLDFTKDDENVNSQPFMRWRDRFVFCAEAIYKAQAETGEIKGHYLNATAGTCEEMIKRAVFARELGVPIVMHDYLTGGFTANTTLSHYCRDNGLLLHIHRAMHAVIDRQKNHGMHFRVLAKALRMSGGDHIHSGTVVGKLEGEREITLGFVDLLRDDFIEKDRSRGIFFTQDWVSMPGVIPVASGGIHVWHMPALTEIFGDDSVLQFGGGTLGHPWGNAPGAAANRVALEACVQARNEGRDLAREGNEIIKAACKWSAELAAACEIWKEIKFDGFKAMDTI, encoded by the coding sequence ATGAGTTGTAGGGAGGGACTTATGTCACCACAAACAGAAACTAAAGCAAGTGTTGGATTTAAAGCTGGTGTTAAGGATTATAAATTGACTTACTACACCCCGGAGTACGAAACCAAGGATACTGATATCTTGGCAGCATTCCGAGTAACTCCTCAGCTCGGGGTTCCGCCTGAAGAAGCAGGAGCTGCAGTAGCTGCGGAATCTTCTACTGGTACATGGACAACTGTTTGGACTGATGGACTTACCAGTCTTGATCGTTACAAAGGACGATGCTATCACATCGAGCCCGTTCCTGGGGACCCAGATCAATATATCTGTTATGTAGCTTATCCATTAGACCTATTTGAAGAGGGTTCTGTTACTAACATGTTTACTTCCATTGTGGGTAACGTATTTGGTTTCAAAGCCTTACGCGCTCTACGTTTGGAGGATCTACGAATTCCCCCTGCTTATTCAAAAACTTTCCAAGGTCCGCCTCACGGTATCCAAGTTGAAAGGGATAAGTTGAACAAGTACGGTCGTCCTTTATTGGGATGTACTATTAAACCAAAATTGGGATTATCCGCAAAAAATTACGGTAGAGCGTGTTATGAGTGTCTACGCGGTGGACTTGATTTTACCAAAGATGATGAAAACGTAAACTCACAACCATTTATGCGCTGGAGAGACCGTTTTGTCTTTTGTGCCGAAGCAATTTATAAAGCACAAGCCGAAACTGGTGAAATCAAGGGGCATTACTTGAATGCGACTGCAGGTACATGCGAAGAAATGATTAAGAGAGCTGTATTTGCAAGGGAATTAGGGGTTCCTATTGTAATGCATGACTACTTAACAGGAGGATTCACCGCAAATACTACTTTGTCTCATTATTGCCGCGACAACGGCCTACTTCTTCACATTCACCGAGCAATGCATGCAGTTATTGATAGACAGAAAAATCATGGTATGCATTTCCGTGTATTAGCTAAAGCATTGCGTATGTCGGGGGGAGATCATATCCACTCCGGTACAGTAGTAGGTAAGTTAGAAGGGGAACGCGAAATAACTTTAGGTTTTGTTGATTTATTGCGCGATGATTTTATTGAAAAAGATCGTTCTCGCGGTATCTTTTTCACTCAGGACTGGGTATCCATGCCAGGTGTTATACCGGTGGCTTCTGGGGGTATTCATGTTTGGCATATGCCAGCTCTGACCGAAATCTTTGGAGATGATTCCGTATTACAATTTGGTGGAGGAACTTTAGGACATCCTTGGGGAAATGCACCTGGTGCAGCAGCTAATCGTGTGGCTTTAGAAGCCTGTGTACAAGCTCGTAACGAAGGGCGCGATCTTGCTCGTGAAGGTAATGAAATTATCAAAGCAGCTTGCAAATGGAGTGCTGAACTAGCCGCAGCTTGTGAAATATGGAAGGAGATCAAATTTGATGGTTTCAAAGCGATGGATACcatataa